One stretch of Nycticebus coucang isolate mNycCou1 chromosome 7, mNycCou1.pri, whole genome shotgun sequence DNA includes these proteins:
- the LOC128590724 gene encoding heterogeneous nuclear ribonucleoproteins C1/C2-like produces MASNVTNKTDPRSMHSHVFIGNLNTLVVKKSDVEAIFSKYGKIVGCSVHKGFAFVQYVNERNARAAVAGEDGRMIAGQVLDINLAAEPKVNRGKAGVKRSAAEMYGSSFDLDYDFQRDYYDRMYSYPARVPPPPPIARAVVPSKRQRVSGNTSRRGKSGFNSKSGQRGSSSKSGKLKGDDLQAIKKELTQIKQKVDSLLENLEKIEKEQSKQAAVELKNDKSEEEQSSSSLKKDETNVKMESEGGADDSSEEGDLLDDDDNEDRGEDQLELIKDDEKEPEEGEDDRDSANGEDDS; encoded by the coding sequence ATGGCTAGCAATGTTACCAATAAGACAGACCCTCGCTCCATGCACTCCCATGTATTCATTGGGAATCTCAACACTCTTGTGGTGAAGAAGTCTGATGTGGAAGCAATTTTCTCGAAGTATGGCAAAATTGTGGGCTGCTCTGTTCACAAGGGCTTTGCCTTTGTTCAGTATGTTAATGAGAGAAATGCCCGGGCTGCTGTAGCAGGAGAGGATGGCAGAATGATTGCTGGCCAAGTTTTAGATATTAATCTGGCTGCAGAACCTAAAGTGAATCGAGGAAAAGCAGGTGTGAAACGATCTGCAGCGGAGATGTACGGCTCCTCTTTTGACTTGGACTATGACTTTCAACGGGATTATTATGACAGGATGTACAGTTACCCAGCCcgtgttcctcctcctcctcctattgCTCGGGCTGTGGTGCCCTCAAAACGCCAGCGTGTATCAGGAAACACCTCACGAAGGGGGAAAAGTGGCTTCAATTCTAAGAGTGGACAGCGAGGTTCTTCTTCCAAGTCTGGAAAGTTGAAAGGAGATGACCTTCAGGCCATTAAGAAGGAGTTGACccagataaaacaaaaagtggATTCTTTACTGGAAAAcctggaaaaaattgaaaaggagcaGAGCAAACAAGCAGCAGTAGAGCTGAAGAATGATAAATCAgaagaggagcagagcagcagctccCTGAAGAAAGATGAGACTAATGTGAAGATGGAGTCTGAGGGGGGTGCTGATGACTCTTCTGAGGAGGGTGACCTCctagatgatgatgataatgaagaTCGGGGAGAAGACCAGCTGGAGCTGATCAAGGATGATGAAAAAGAGCCTGAGGAAGGAGAGGATGACAGAGACAGCGCCAATGGCGAGGATGACTCTTAA